A segment of the Methanosarcinales archaeon genome:
CAGTTCCTTCCCTGGAAGCAGCAATCCCTTCAACCATGCTGATTGCTGAGGTGACTTCGTTCATTACTGATAATATCCTATCCCGTTTCGATGAGGGCAAAGGGAAATAGATATTGATCTTATCTTTGGCATAGGTGGTATTTGTATAGGATTTGATAATATCAAGCAGTTTCTTATAGATCCTCCGGGCTTCCCTGGTCTTAAGGAAATCATCAGGAGAGATATTCTCATCCTTGAAAATAAATGCCTGCACCAGAACAATAGCGTTCTTTTCACCAATGCCCGGTATTGCGGCAATGGCAGCGATGTCATGACGTGAAAAGATTTCCATTGCTGCAGTTTCAGAACCGAAATGCTCGATCAGGCGGTTGGCAGTTTTTTCCCCTATGCCTGGTATGTCTCTGATTTGGTCCATTCAAGATTTCAAATTGGCTTAAAGGATATATGTTTTATCATTGTTCTAGCTTTGGTGCCCTCATACTTCAACTTGACTGTGTTCAGGGCGCCGTCGGTGTCTGCCTGCTCCATAACGATTGATCTCATGCTGCCGTACTTATCAATAAGCTTGTTGTACTGCTCAAGCTGTAGATTCCTAACTAACTGCTTGTCATAGCCATATTGCACAAATTTTATCCCACTCAAATCAAAAAAACTAATATACATAAGAAAAACAACACAACCATGTTTGTAGGGATTGACCACGGCACCACATCCATGCGGTTTGCATCTTCTGAAGGACACACCTTCAATATCTCAAGACAGGTAGCCGCAGACATGACCGAATCCGAATTATTATCCACCACCTTGCATGGTCTTGACGCGCAAAAAGATGAAATCAAAATGATAGCTATCACATATTCCATGGGAGATGCCATAAGCAATATCACACCCATAGACCGCGTGCCTGATAGAGGGATAATAAGCCGGGACGGTGCCGGACTTCATGTGGGCGGCGGAACCCAGGTCTTTGATACCATTAAGGGATCGGGCATCCCTGCAATAGTGATTCCGGGCCTGCACAGGGGGAATACACCTGATGCAAGGTTCAATATATTTTCACATGGTGCCAGTCCTGAGAAGATCGGGATCGTGTATTTTGCCTTCAAGCAGGGGTATAACGATTTGATTGTCTCGGATATCAGTTCAAATACAGTTACTCTGGCAGTGGCAGATGGCCGCCTGCTGGGTGGTATTGATGCCTGCATCTTTGCCCCGGGTATACATCACGGACCCCTTGACCTGGCAGCTATAAGGGATGTGGATGCGGGATTGTACAATGCCAATGAAGCATTTACCAGAACAGGGGTTATCAAGATGACCGGGAACAGGAACATCCATGAACTCATTGACGCTTTTGAATCTGGTGATGAACAGGCTGCTCTTGCCTTTGATACACTGGCGCTTTTCGCATCAATGGAAATTGTATCAATGAAATTATTGCTAAAAGAAAAGGGTAATACTGAACCCAGGATATTTTTATCAGGTTCTATCAGCGAGCTTCAATATGTAAAAGAGAAAATCTCGAAGCATGTGGATTCAGAGGTAGAATCCATAGGTGAATGGAGTGCAGCTAAAGGGTGTGCATTAATCGCCAAGGATGTGTACAACGGTGCCCGGGATATACTTGGAATCAAAGTAGATTAAAAAAATAAAATTTTCAATAGATTTAAATTGGGACAT
Coding sequences within it:
- a CDS encoding methanogenesis marker 12 protein, whose protein sequence is MFVGIDHGTTSMRFASSEGHTFNISRQVAADMTESELLSTTLHGLDAQKDEIKMIAITYSMGDAISNITPIDRVPDRGIISRDGAGLHVGGGTQVFDTIKGSGIPAIVIPGLHRGNTPDARFNIFSHGASPEKIGIVYFAFKQGYNDLIVSDISSNTVTLAVADGRLLGGIDACIFAPGIHHGPLDLAAIRDVDAGLYNANEAFTRTGVIKMTGNRNIHELIDAFESGDEQAALAFDTLALFASMEIVSMKLLLKEKGNTEPRIFLSGSISELQYVKEKISKHVDSEVESIGEWSAAKGCALIAKDVYNGARDILGIKVD